Proteins encoded in a region of the Coregonus clupeaformis isolate EN_2021a chromosome 9, ASM2061545v1, whole genome shotgun sequence genome:
- the LOC121574169 gene encoding WD repeat-containing protein 36-like produces MPVCSKKGSVIFSGFRALGLYSNHLPHVVRYHKKHREFYVVTAVGNCFHTYNVKKLGIVAVSNTVPEDISYLAADRMLVYVANGRKVTAFARNKEVVHTYTGHGADVHLLLPFGDHIISVDRDNVVIVWDVESEEEYLQITFDKVSFEVSAVMHPSTYLNKILFGSSQGGLQLWNVKSNKLLHTFPGWASGITVLQQTPAVDVVGVGLSSGQIIIHNIKFDESLMKFQQDWGPVTSLSFRTDSHPVMAAGSPVGHIGLWDLEEKKLVCQMRDAHNTAIAGLTFLHGEPLLITNGADNGIRVWIFDTAGGGGRLLRSRLGHSAPPTKVQHHGLNGHHILSAGQDGTLQSFSTVHERFNRSLGRGSINKKKSKKKSLRYDELKLPAITTFASESARQSDWDSIVACHRGYLMTTTWNYQKGSMGAHRLEPERFNKNRALNVHATAVDITSCGNFVVVGLSSGHIDVYNMQSGMHRGQYGEDKAHKGPVRGVSVDGLNQLTISAGADKLVKIWKFKSRKLVHSIDLGTSPATTHLHRDSGMLAIALDDFTLNVLDMETKRIVRKFPGHRGQVNDMAFSPDGRWLITSAMDCTIRTWDLPSGCLVDCFLVDSAAGSLTMSPTGDFLASSHVDCLGIYLWSNNTLCNMVSLRPLPSDYVPTVIMLPGTCPNQDEEGEEDDDLNSEMIEYESPEQLDQQLVTLSLLPDSRWKNLLHLDIIKKRNKPKEPPKVPKAAPFFMHTIPGLIPQFAPSEGSNQEEQSKIVNFGVLAQKSHFYQQLESATLSNKYDGPVGMLKEMGPSGIDAELRGLAPDMGGDVSVLQGFLKMVASMLNSKRDFDLAQAYLALFLKLHLRLITQEPELMEEASRVSEKLEETWTSMQTLFNQSLCLLSYTKSALL; encoded by the exons ATGCCCGTGTGCAGTAAAAAGGGAAGTGTTATATTTTCAGGCTTTAGAGCATTGGGACTGTATTCGAATCACCTCCCACACGTGGTACGGTACCATAAGAAACACAGAGAATTCTACGTTGTGACAGCCGTTGGAAACTGTTTCCACACGTACAAT GTCAAGAAACTTGGAATCGTTGCTGTCA GTAATACAGTTCCAGAGGACATATCATACCTAGCAGCTGATCGCATGCTGGTCTATGTTGCAAATGGGAGAAAAGTAACAGCATTTGCTAGGAACAAAGAG GTTGTTCACACATACACCGGCCATGGAGCTGATGTTCACCTCCTGCTGCCTTTCGGGGATCACATCATTTCTGTGGACAGGGACAATGTTGTCATTGTCTGGGACGTGGAGTCAGAGG AGGAGTACCTGCAGATAACATTTGACAAAGTGTCATTTGAAGTGTCTGCTGTAATGCACCCAAGCACTTACCTGAACAAGATCCTGTTTGGGAGTAGCCAAGGAGGTCTCCAGCTCTGGAATGTCAAATCCAA CAAACTCCTGCACACCTTCCCTGGATGGGCATCGGGAATCACAGTGCTTCAGCAG ACCCCAGCTGTGGACGTTGTGGGCGTTGGCCTATCATCGGGTCAGATCATCATCCACAACATCAAGTTTGATGAGTCACTGATGAAGTTCCAGCAAGACTGGGGCCCAGTCACTTCATTGTCCTTCAGAACAG ATAGTCATCCAGTAATGGCGGCTGGTAGTCCTGTCGGACATATTGGACTGTGGGATCTAGAAGAGAAAAAGCTTGTGTGTCAGATGAGAGATGCCCATAACACAGCTATCGCTGGACTAACATTCCTCCATGGCGAGCCTCTTCTCATCACCAATGGGGCTGATAACGGCATTCGG GTGTGGATCTTTGACACGGCGGGCGGAGGAGGCCGTCTACTCAGGAGTCGTCTGGGACACAGCGCCCCGCCCACTAAGGTCCAGCACCACGGCCTGAACGGACATCACATTCTCAGTGCTG GTCAAGATGGTACTCTGCAGTCGTTCTCCACTGTTCATGAGAGATTCAACAGGAGTTTAGGACGTG GTTCCATCAACAAGAAGAAATCCAAAAAGAAAAGCTTGAGGTATGACGAACTGAAGCTTCCTGCCATCACAACTTTCGCCTCAG AGAGTGCCCGTCAGAGTGATTGGGACAGTATAGTGGCGTGTCACCGAGGGTACCTCATGACGACCACCTGGAACTATCAAAAGGGCAGCATGGGAGCACACAGGCTGGAACCCGAACGCTTCAACAAGAACCGTGCTCTCAACGTCCACGCTACG GCAGTAGATATCACATCATGTGGTAACTTTGTAGTGGTAGGACTCTCATCTGGACACATTGACGTTTACAACATGCAGTCCGGCATGCATAGAGGTCAATATGGAGAGGACAAAG CTCACAAGGGGCCGGTGCGCGGCGTGTCCGTGGATGGACTCAACCAGCTGACCATCAGTGCCGGAGCTGACAAACTGGTCAAGATCTGGAAGTTCAAATCTAGGAAGCTGGTCCACTCCATTGACCTGGGCACCTCACCCGCCACCACACACCTGCACCGGGACAG TGGTATGCTGGCCATCGCTCTGGACGACTTCACGCTGAATGTTCTGGACATGGAGACCAAGAGGATTGTCCGTAAGTTCCCTGGCCATCGAGGACAGGTCAATGACATG GCTTTCAGCCCAGACGGGCGCTGGTTGATAACATCAGCCATGGACTGTACCATCAGGACATGGGACCTCCCCTCCGGCTG CCTGGTGGACTGCTTCTTGGTAGACTCTGCTGCGGGCAGTCTGACCATGTCACCAACTGGGGACTTTCTGGCCTCCTCACATGTCGACTGCTTGGGGATATACTTATG GTCCAACAACACGCTGTGCAATATGGTGTCACTGCGCCCCCTGCCTTCAGACTACGTCCCCACTGTGATCATGCTGCCAGGAACCTGTCCAAACCAAG atgaagagggagaggaagatgaTGATCTCAACTCTGAGATGATAGAGTATGAGTCTCCAGAGCAACTGGACCAGCAGCTGGTTACCCTCTCTTTGCTGCCCGACTCTCGCTGGAAGAACCTGCTGCACCTCGACATCATCAAG AAACGGAACAAACCCAAGGAGCCCCCCAAGGTTCCGAAGGCTGCCCCCTTCTTCATGCACACCATTCCAGGACTGATACCACAGTTCGCCCCCTCTGAAGGCTCCAACCAGGAAGAACAG TCAAAGATTGTCAATTTTGGAGTCCTGGCACAGAAGTCCCATTTCTACCAACAGCTAGAATCTGCCACACTCAGCAACAAAT ATGATGGCCCTGTGGGGATGCTGAAAGAGATGGGTCCGTCTGGGATTGATGCTGAGCTCCGAGGGCTGGCCCCTGATATGGGTGGAGATGTCTCCGTCTTACAAGGCTTCCTGAAGATGGTGGCCAGCATGCTGAACTCCAAGAGGGACTTTGATCTGGCACAGGCCTACCTGGCACTCTTCCTAAAG ctacaTCTCAGACTGATCACCCAGGAACCAGAGCTCATGGAGGAGGCGTCTAGAGTATCTGAGAAACTGGAGGAGACGTGGACATCCATGCAGACACTTTTCAATCAGAGCCTGTGTTTGCTGTCATACACCAAGAGTGCACTGCTTTGA